One genomic window of Ciona intestinalis chromosome 7, KH, whole genome shotgun sequence includes the following:
- the LOC101242392 gene encoding eukaryotic translation initiation factor 4E type 2, whose product MNNKFDALKDDDSGSGSEDIKDDSACTFEDVEPGAGEHPLQYTYCFWYSKKPPGRNQDASSFEKNMKIIGTFRSVEQFWRIYSHMIRANDLTGHSDVHVFKGGIKPLWEDKANRLGGKWIVRLRKGLVARCWENLILAMLGEQFMVGDEVCGAVVSIRFQEDIISIWNRSANESQVTSRIRDTLCRVLNLPPNTVMEYKTHNESLKDRSSFRNTEFFTR is encoded by the exons ATGAATAACAAATTTGATGC gtTGAAAGACGACGACAGCGGATCAGGATCGGAAGATATTAAAGATGATTCGGCTTGCACATTTGAAGACGTTGAACCAG GAGCAGGCGAACACCCCCTCCAATACACTTACTGCTTCTGGTATTCTAAGAAACCACCCGGTAGAAATCAAGACGCTTCAAGCTTCgagaaaaatatgaaaattattGGAACGTTTAGATCG GTTGAACAGTTCTGGCGAATTTACAGTCACATGATACGAGCGAATGACTTAACAGGACATAGTGACGTACATGTGTTTAAAGGTGGGATCAAACCTTTGTGGGAG GACAAAGCCAATAGACTTGGCGGCAAATGGATTGTTCGGTTACGTAAAGGCCTGGTGGCCCGTTGTTGGGAAAACCTCATACTTGCAATGCTGGGTGAACAGTTTATGGTGGGGGACGAGGTGTGCGGGGCGGTTGTGTCTATCAGGTTTCAG GAGGACATTATATCGATATGGAATCGGTCGGCAAATGAGAGTCAAGTCACATCGCGCATACGAGACACATTATGTCGCGTACTTAACTTACCCCCCAACACTGTGATGGAGTATAAAACGCATAATGAAAGTCTAAA AGACCGGTCCAGTTTCCGAAACACAGAATTCTTCACTAGATAG
- the LOC101242405 gene encoding phospholipid scramblase 1-like: MSLAVTSQPHAIVREKHLSENVWIRKPKPGQHVLEKMSDLSDARHLHVHRNVKGTICSGKQDYDITDQDGKLMYKAVEDSHCCCVHCCGPARAYKIIVKDPLGLELLQFHRPVRCSDTCLCCCGCGLMRMRVTEACSDVVIGDVKQRCTFIREKFDVTELVENEQTTLIGPSVTCRCFANMTFQIIDDKNSEVGEIWKRWKGAPNEN, encoded by the exons atgtcattagcagtgacatcacaaccgcATGCGATCGTGAGAGAAAAACATTTGTCGGAAAATGTTTGGATTCGGAAACCAAAACCAGGGCAACATGTTTTGGAGAAAATGTCTGATTTATCCGATGCAAGACACTTACATGTGCATAGAAACGTGAAAG GAACAATTTGTAGCGGAAAACaggattatgacatcacagatcaAGATGGAAAGCTGATGTATAAGGCTGTTGAAG ATTCCCACTGTTGTTGTGTGCATTGTTGCGGCCCGGCAAGAGCTTacaaaattattgtaaaagaTCCGCTTGGTTTGGAATTATTGCAGTTTCATAGACCAGTACGATGCTCCGACACATGTCTGTGTTGTTGTGGTTGCGGTCTAATGCGCATGCGCGTCACTGAAGCGTGCTCTGACGTAGTGATCGGTGACGTCAAGCAAAG GTGCACCTTCATACGTGAGAAGTTTGACGTCACAGAACTTGTAGAAAACGAACAAACGACTCTGATTGGACCGTCTGTAACCTGCCGCTGTTTCGCGAATATGACGTTTCAG ATTATCGACGACAAAAATTCCGAAGTTGGTGAAATCTGGAAACGGTGGAAGGGCGCCCCTAACGAAAATTAA
- the LOC100180227 gene encoding homeobox protein BarH-like 1 — MGLERKFEQKKYLSTPDRMELAETLGLTQLQVKTWYQNRRMKWKKQSQLNGSIVDSQLKPKGRPRKSPEPEPKLRQNVVEKIVSNVNSSLMQSSDHVINETEN; from the exons ATGGGGCTGGAACGAAAGTTTGAACAGAAGAAGTATTTGTCAACACCAGATCGTATGGAACTCGCAGAAACATTGGGCCTTACTCAACTACAAGTGAAGACTTGGTATCAGAACAGAAGAATGAAGTGGAAAAAACAG AGCCAACTAAACGGGTCCATTGTCGACTCACAACTGAAGCCAAAAGGTCGGCCTCGGAAATCCCCTGAACCAGAACCAAAACTACGACAAAACGTTGTCGAGAAAATAGTCTCCAACGTGAACAGCAGCCTCATGCAATCTTCCGATCATGTGATTAATGAAACGGAGAATTAA
- the LOC113474035 gene encoding uncharacterized protein LOC113474035: MERDRGNILFREHGDYRGILQLPIYQNFRMQENGSAFDATVTSQHEARSSSPPEVEQSEEIPENKISSFRIDDILNARENSERKFRTYPKQKSEIIRRREDRSSSESLEDVTSQNPVTSQISLNLRFGVDAILSPGSHSVTSLENDRKRKNSPGLFFRKNSEETGNAREHFSDVERRTSSNDQRSFRPVSYRRHSDDDVTEDDSKTNKTFSASCSHYGSQVERVPSPLDPNRFFSLSSLGGISPLTPLSPHLAVLYQQYSNNQANLLAAAVLAQQQQQLYLQQQQIPSASTVSYDNISDYLPNLHGILSNAGYLYSQSKLPSRKPSSSGPSYLVDPQIKPTTPPLLSATGGAAIRRHSMSLARFNHQAYDNVSGLPVYLRREASSPSDNSNNGVRTCGKRHEVEEMSPQ, translated from the exons ATGGAACGCGACAGAGGGAATATTCTGTTTCGCGAACACGGCGATTATAGAGGGATTCTACAATTACCAATATATCAGAACTTTAGAATGCAAGAAAATGGAAGTGCGTTTGAcgctactgtgacgtcacaacacgAAGCGCGGTCGTCGTCGCCACCGGAAGTCGAACAATCGGAAGAAATTCcggaaaataaaatttcctcATTTCGGATTGATGATATTCTAAACGCCCGCGAAAACTCTGAAAGAAAATTCCGAACATATCCGAAACAGAAATCCGAAATCATCCGACGACGAGAGGATCGTTCGTCATCAGAAAGCTTGgaggatgtgacgtcacagaatccagtgacgtcacaaatctCGCTGAACCTTCGGTTTGGAGTCGACGCCATTTTGTCTCCAGGTTCCCATT CTGTTACGTCATTGGAAAACGACCGAAAACGAAAAAATTCTCCGGGATTATTTTTTCGGAAAAATTCAGAAGAAACGGGAAACGCACGGGAACACTTCAGTGACGTGGAGCGACGTACAAGCTCGAACGACCAACGGTCGTTCAGACCCGTTAGTTACCGACGTCATAGcgacgatgacgtcacagaagacgattcaaaaacaaacaaaacatttagcGCCTCATGCTCACATTATGGGTCCCAAGTCGAAAGGGTCCCATCGCCTCTTGACCCGAACAGGTTTTTCTCTCTCTCCTCATTGGGTGGAATTTCACCTTTAACCCCTCTCTCACCCCACCTAGCGGTTTTGTATCAACAG TATTCCAACAACCAAGCCAACCTACTCGCTGCGGCAGTATTagcacaacaacaacaacaactttatctacaacaacaacaaataccATCAGCATCCACTGTATCATATGACAATATATCAG ATTATCTTCCCAACTTACATGGAATCCTCTCCAACGCCGGTTATCTTTACTCGCAGTCCAAACTACCCTCTCGTAAACCATCAAGCTCTGGCCCATCTTACCTCGTCGACCCCCAAATAAAGCCCACCACCCCTCCATTGCTATCGGCAACCGGGGGCGCAGCGATACGAAGACACTCGATGTCGCTAGCGAGGTTCAACCACCAGGCGTACGATAATGTATCTGGGCTACCGGTTTATCTTCGAAGGGAAGCGTCGAGTCCGAGCGATAACTCAAATAATGGGGTGAGAACCTGTGGGAAAA GACACGAAGTCGAAGAAATGTCGCCGCAGTAG
- the LOC100177877 gene encoding origin recognition complex subunit 3 (The sequence of the model RefSeq protein was modified relative to this genomic sequence to represent the inferred CDS: added 150 bases not found in genome assembly), which produces MNDESTTSVSKGCFVIKAKKSPEILKPENFLSLEGDRSKLRWEIGQKVWEEIENRVDEVHGELKEGLFNGLLSFVENAHSVNHGNRIQIPTAALVTGVNIPDHSELFSSLKSKVTTNVSPHVVLLHSKQCLTMKSMMKVVSRQLIAKVDDTETQSEGENEDDADLEYMKKKFSAVTMTMVRKWYEKQLKPTQSSPSKKKQPKLSVITRKPIVIIFQDLEMFNPNILIDFILMCSFHSPFLPFVLILGIATSWLDVSQRLLPHSASIHLAVRKFLAPTSSSHLALIMDRILLNSDLPFKLSGRSLQLLLDVFLCNDFSILNFLHSLRYCVLKHFQNQPASVLCSLSPDKLASIVAKLTKSELNSLRNVASVKQFISNESNLSLSKDSNFRKEVLQWIKGLRIYFEVYFPVLRSLHALTMVFTHHPMGKQLREVFCLCYKSGVENNDGFKQTLLLLKVTSKDQLMEVLQSCIIALVGGKYSENVDTQFHPLTAVEKFRNFILELENLNDTAAEEEGTEEIENEPLETVKYAYQLQERIRNRSKQKKRNKMTKFEKLQEAIINYLKGFFEFNLRPVVALPLHEAFYFDDTMTIKQHKMAAPRFAIQKALSDPGHYLNLQSISEDIATPEMPDICIAYKLHTESASIINLYDWMTAFHTIVHSSEETCSEIDEITQARFIRAVSELQLLGFIKPTKRKTDHVQRLTWCHG; this is translated from the coding sequence GAGATCGAAAACCGTGTGGATGAGGTTCATGGGGAACTGAAAGAAGGTTTATTTAACGGGTTGCTTTCATTTGTGGAGAACGCCCACTCTGTAAATCATGGCAACCGGATCCAGATTCCCACGGCTGCGTTGGTGACCGGGGTAAACATTCCTGATCACTCAGAGTTGTTTAGCTCGTTGAAAAGTAAAGTTACAACGAATGTTTCGCCCCATGTTGTCCTGCTGCATTCTAAGCAATGCCTAACAATGAAATCAATGATGAAAGTTGTCAGTAGGCAGTTGATTGCTAAAGTAGATGACACAGAGACCCAAAGTGAGGGTGAAAATGAAGATGACGCAGATTTAGAATACATGAAGAAAAAGTTCTCCGCAGTTACCATGACAATGGTTCGAAAATGGTAcgaaaaacaacttaaaccGACCCAGTCTTCACCAAGTAAGAAGAAACAGCCAAAACTTAGCGTTATTACCCGAAAACCAATTGTAATAATATTCCAAGACCTTGAAATGTTCAATCCCAACATTTTGATTGACTTTATATTAATGTGTAGTTTTCACTCCCCATTTTTACCGTTTGTATTAATACTCGGTATCGCCACCTCATGGCTTGACGTCTCACAACGGCTCCTCCCACATTCTGCATCCATTCACCTCGCTGTGAGGAAGTTCCTCGCTCCTACTTCTTCCTCCCATCTCGCTCTCATTATGGACCGTATCCTCCTCAACTCGGATCTTCCGTTCAAGCTCAGCGGAAGATCATTACAGCTTCTCTTGGATGTTTTCCTCTGCAACGATTTCTCGATCTTAAACTTCCTTCACAGTTTAAGgtactgtgttttaaaacatttccaaAACCAGCCCGCGAGTGTTTTATGTTCGTTGTCGCCAGACAAGCTCGCATCGATTGTCGCAAAACTTACGAAAAGTGAACTAAACTCTCTACGAAACGTAGCCTCAGTGAAACAGTTTATATCAAATGAATCTAACTTGAGCCTCAGCAAAGACTCAAACTTTAGGAAAGAAGTTCTTCAATGGATAAAAGGTTTACGGATATATTTTGAAGTTTATTTTCCTGTATTGCGTTCCCTCCATGCGTTAACAATGGTATTCACACACCACCCAATGGGGAAACAACTACGAGAAGTTTTCTGTCTTTGCTATAAATCTGGCGTGGAAAATAACGATGGTTTTAAACAGACATTACTACTGTTAAAAGTGACATCAAAGGACCAATTAATGGAGGTTCTTCAAAGCTGTATTATTGCTCTTGTTGGGGGAAAATATTCAGAAAACGTAGACACACAATTTCATCCGTTAACTGCTGTTGAAAAGTTCCGAAATTTCATTTTAGAGTTGGAAAATTTGAATGATACTGCCGCAGAAGAAGAAGGGACAGAAGAGATTGAAAACGAGCCTTTAGAAACCGTTAAATATGCTTACCAACTACAGGAAAGAATAAGGAATAGATCCAAGCAGAAAAAAAGGAACAAAAtgacaaaatttgaaaaactgCAAGAAGCAATTATAAATTATCTCAAAGGTTTTTTTGAGTTTAATCTCAGACCAGTGGTGGCTTTGCCTTTGCATGAAGCATTTTACTTTGACGATACAATGACAatcaaacaacataaaatggCTGCTCCGAGGTTCGCCATACAGAAAGCACTATCAGATCCCGGGCATTACCTCAACTTACAATCTATAAGTGAAGACATAGCTACACCAGAGATGCCGGATATATGTATAGCTTATAAACTGCACACTGAGTCAGCTAGCATTATAAACCTATACGACTGGATGACGGCCTTTCACACAATTGTGCATTCTAGTGAAGAAACTTGTTCAGAAATCGACGAAATTACCCAAGCCAGATTTATAAGAGCTGTGTCAGAACTTCAATTACTtggttttattaaaccaaCGAAGCGTAAAACTGATCACGTACAGCGGTTAACCTGGTGCCATGGTTGa